The following nucleotide sequence is from Pandoraea thiooxydans.
CCTGTTCCTGGCCATCATCGCGCTGAGCAACGCCGATATCGTGATCGCCAATCCGGCCACCAAGGTCGGCATGGGCAACCTGCACTCGCCGCAGGCTTTGCTGGCGATCTTCGGCTTTTTCCTGATCGCCGTGCTCGATGCGCTGCGCGTCAAGGGCGCCATCCTGCTGGGTATTCTGGCGGTCACCGTGCTGAGCATGGTGCTCGGCCTGAACCACTTCGCCGGGGTGGTCGCCATGCCGCCGAGCCTCGCGCCGACCTTCTTCAAGCTCGACATCCGGGGCGCGCTGCACACCGGCTTTCTGCACGTCATTCTGGTCTTCGTGCTGGTCGAGGTGTTCGATGCGACCGGCACCTTGATGGGTGTGGCGCGTCGTGCCGGCCTGCTCGAGGGTACCCAGTACAAAGGCCTGGGCCGCGCGCTGTTTGCCGACAGCATCGCGATTTTCTTCGGATCGCTGCTGGGCACCAGCAGCACTACCGCTTACATCGAGAGCGCCTCGGGCGTGCAGGCGGGCGGGCGCACCGGCATGACGGCGCTGACCATCGCCGCGCTGTTCCTGGCCGCGCTGTTTCTCTCACCGCTGGCCGCATCGGTGCCCCCCTATGCGACCGCGCCGGCCCTGCTGTATGTTGCCGGCCTGATGCTGCGCGAACTGCTCGATGTGCAGTGGGACGACGCGACCGAAGCCACGCCGGCCGCGCTCACCGCGCTGGCCATGCCGTTCACTTACTCGATCGCCAACGGCCTGTCGTTCGGTTTTATCGCCTACGCGGTGCTCAAACTGTTCACGGGCCGCTACAAGGAAGTGCATCCCGCCGCCTGGTGCGTCGCCGTCCTGTTCCTGATCAAGTACATCGTGATCGGCTGAATTCGCGCCGGCCGGCTGGTAACCGGTCGGCGCAACCGTCTCCGACAGGCGGTTGAACGCGGTTAGATTTCCACCACGCGCGCCCAATCGAATCGCGGATTCTCCGGTATGCCGCTGTGCCGACCGATATACCCGCGCGGGTTGCAGACGATGCGCGTGCCACTGGCCAGGTAATCGAAAGAATCGTGCGTGTGGCCATGCACCCACAGGCATGCCGGCCCCATCAGCGCCGACAGATCGGTGACGAAGCCCGCTGAGACGATGTCTTGCGCGAACCTCGGATGCAGGCTGCCGGGATGCGGAGCATGATGGGTCACCACCACGGTCTTGCCGTCGAACGGCTCGCCGAGCCGATCCGCCAGCCATCGGCATTGCCGACGGTGCAGCGACAGCGCATCGGCCGGCTCAAACGGCCTGATCGCCGCATCCTCCGGGCGCACCGTAATCCAGCGATGATCGGCCAGCGTGCTCGCGCATGCGTGCATCGCATCGATAGAATCCACGTGTGGGAAAAGCGCGTAGTCGGTCCACAGCGTCACGCCAATCACCCTGATCCGCTCGGGTGCAAAAACCGCCACGTCCTGGTTGAGATAATGCACGTGGCCGAATTGCGCGGCCGCATGCCGCATTGCCTGCTCGACGCTGCCCAGTTCGCCCTCGTAGTACTCGTGGTTTCCCGGCACGTAGACCACCGGCTGGCGAAAGCTTCGCCCGGCCCACTCGATACCGGCCTCACGATTGGAGATATCACCCGCGAGCACGACCAGATCGCAGTCGACCTCGGGAATCTCGCGCGGGAGGTTGAATTCAAGATGCAGGTCGGAAAGAATGCGGATGCGCATGCGGGGTCTGGTGCGGTTCGGGCTGCGATTATGCTTCGTGAAGCGAGCTGACCTGCGCCGGCTCGTCCTCGCGCTGCATCACGCTCTCGCCGCGGTCGCCGCTCAGGCGCAAGGCTGCATGCACCAGGGCGATATGCGAAAACGCCTGCGGAAAATTGCCAACCTGGCGCCGATGCACGGTATCGTACTCCTCGGCCAGCAAACCGACGTCATTGCGCAGGCTCAGCAGGTGTTCAAACAATTGCTGCGCCTCATCGCGCCGGCCCTGCATCACCAGATTGTCGACCATCCAGAAACTGCACGCCAGGAATACACCCTCGCCCGCCGGCAGCCCATCGGCCGCATGATGCGATCGATAGCGCTGCACCAGCCCGTCCGTCATCAAATCTTCCCGGATGGCCTGCAGCGTGCCTTGCACACGAGGGTCGGAAGGCGGAAGGAAGCCCACTTCCGGGATCATCAACAAACTCGCGTCGAGCTCGTGCGAGCCGTAACTCTGCACGAAGGATCCACGCTTCGCATCGAAGCCATGCCGGCACACGTCGTCGTGAATCTCGTCGCGCACAGCCCGCCAATGCTCGAGCGGCCCGTCGAGCCCGAACGTCTCGGCGGTCTTGATGGCCCGATCGAAGGCAACCCAGGCCATTACTTTGGAATACGTAAAATGCTGGCGGCCGTTGCGCACCTCCCAGATGCCTTCATCGGGCAAGCGCCAGATCTTTTCCAGGTGGCTCACCAGCGCGCACTGCAATGCCCACGATGTATCGTCCTGCGACAGACCGCCTACCCGTGCCTGATACATCGCATCCAGCACTTCGCCATAGACGTCGAGCTGCAGTTGCCCGACCGCGTTGTTGCCGATCCGCACCGGTCGCGAGCTTTCGTAGCCGGCCAACCAATCGACCTCCCACTCGGCCAGCCGGCGCTCGCCAGCCAGGCCGTACATGATCTGCATCTGCTCCGGGCTGCCGGCGGCGGCCCGCTCCAGCCACTGGCGCCACTCTGCGGCCTCGCTGAAATAGCCGGCATTCATCAGTGCGAGCAGCGTGAGCGTCGCATCGCGCAGCCAGCAATACCGGTAGTCCCAGTTGCGCACACCGCCCAGCTGTTCGGGCAGCGAAGTGGTCGGCGCCGCCACCAAGCCGCCGGTTGGCGAATAGGTCAGCGCCTTGAGCGTAATCAACGAACGCCGTACGGCGTCGGCCCATGGGCCGCCCGCGACGCACCGGCTCGCCCAGGCCTGCCAATATCGGGTGGTCTGACGCAGCGCCGCCTGCGGATCGATCGAGCGCGGCACCGAATGATGCGATTCGACGTGCGTCATGATAAACGGCACTGTCTCGCCCTCATGCACGGTGAATTCGGCCACCGTGCTCAGACCGACGCCGCTCAGGCTCACCGGCGTGCGCAGGGCTACTTTGTCCGGGCCGCTCACGGCCTGGATGCCCGAGCCATCCTGCAGCTTGCGAACCCACGGGATCGACAGGCCATAATCGAAGCGCAGCGTCATGTGCATGCGCATCGGCACGGCCCCGCGCTTGCCCTGCACCAGCCGCACCAGATCGGCGGTGTTGTCGCGCAGCGGCATGAAGTCGATCAGCACCACCGTGCCCTCGGGCGTCTCGAATTCGGTCTCGAGTACCAGCGTATCCTTGCGATACGCGCGTCGCACGCTGACTGGCTCCGCGGCGGGCGCGATTTGCCAACGCCCGTTATCTGCCGTGCCCAGCAAGGCGGCGAAACAGGCGCTCGAATCGAACCGCGGCCAACACAGCCAGTCAATCGAACCATCCCGGCCAACCAGCGCGGCCGTGTGGCAATCTCCAATCAACGCGTAGTCTTCAATCTTCGATGGCATGGCGTTCTCCGGCGTCGTGTCAATCCCTTTTCGACCGACATAGCTTAACGCCTTTAGTTCTGCCTCGTCACCGTATCACCTGAACCTGGCGCCTGTGCCGCCGCGCCCGCTCAAAAATGAAACCACCCGGGCGGGTGGCTTGGCCTGCGATCGCGCCGAGCGCCGCCAGACTCCTCTACGGGCGGTCTCCCTGAGCCCACTGTAGCAACTCGGCCACTTCGCGAAACAGCGTGCGGTCGATATACCGGTCGAGCGGCACCTGCTCGAAAATCTTCTCGGTCAGACCGGTATTGGCAAGCGTGGGCACCAGATTGCGCTCGGCCTGCTCGCGCATGCGAACGGCCACCTCCCCCTCCCCGCGCAGAATAACGCGCGGCAGCGTGCCGGCGCCGATGTACCACAGCGCAATCGCATGCTGCGGCGAATACAGAATCACCGAGGCCGCCCTCACCCGATCTTCCATCGCATTGAACAGCGCTTCGCGCGCCAGCGTGCGCCGGCGTGCCGCGACGCGCGGATCGCCCTCGGTTTCCTTGTATTCGCGCCGCACGTCCTCGATGGACATGCGCTGCTTCTTGGTGAATTCCGCCTGCTCATGCACGTAATCGAGCGCCGCGAACACCGCGAATACCACGGCAGCCCACCCCAGGATCGTCATGATGAGCCGCGCAGTCAATGCAAGTATCTGCATCGGCTCCAGGTAGCCCGCGTCCAGCGGCGCCTGCAACATGCCCCGCACAGCCACGAACAGCAGCAACGCCAGGCATAGCGTCTTCGCGCTCGTCTTGGCCAGGGAGATCAGATTGCGCAGCGAAAACATCCGCTTCAGACCCTCGCCGGGGTTCAGATGCTTCAGGTCGGGGCGAATGCGCGACCAGGCGATCAGCCCGCCGACCTGCGCGAACGCACCGGCCACTCCCAGCACGCCGCACAGCAACATGATTGCCAGGCCCATGCTCAGCCATGCGTGCAGTGCGGCGCTATAGGAAGCCGCCATGTGTGAGCCCGGGCGATGCAATGCAACCGCCGCCATGGCCATATTGAACAGTTGATAAAAGTTCTCGAACAGCCACGCGCCGCCCAATGCCAGTGCCGATGTCATACCGACGAAAACCACCGCCGAGGTGACTTCCTGGCTGCGCACCACCTGCCCCTCTTTGCGGGCTTCGCGCAGGCGCCGCGGGGTCGGCTTCTGGTCCTTTTCCGCCATTACAGAATCGCGTGCAACATCTGCAACAGGCCGCTGCCCGGCCGCAAGAAGTTACGCATCGCATCGAAAATGAAATAGAGAAACAGCGTCATCATCAATAACGCCAGCGCGCTTTTGATCGGCTGCGAAAACAGAAATACGTTGAATTGCGGCATGGCCCGCCCAATCAGGCCGATGCCCAATTCGGCCAGCAGCAGCACGATGATGACCGGTGCCGCCAGCTTGATCGTCCAGTCCATCAGTGAATCGCTCTGGCGCGCCACGAACTGGTCGAGCGCCGCATGCATGTGCGGGAAGAACGAGGTCACGGGCCAGACCCGGTAAGACTCGAAAATGATCCCGAGCATCGCCTGCAGGCCTCCACCGGTGACGAACAGCGCGATGGCGAAATAGCCGAGAAACCCGGCGGTCGGCCCGCTTTCCTGGCCCGACAGCGGATCGAAAAATGCGGCGTTGCCGGACCCCGTCTGGAAATCGATCAAATGACCGACGTTCTCGCAGGCCCAGAGGAAAATACTGAAGGTAAATCCAAGCAGCATGCCGATCAGCACCTCCTTGAGCGCGATCCCGAACCACGCCAGCGCCGGTAGCGCCTCAAGCGCGCCGATATTGACCGACGGCACGATCACCAGGGCCAGCACGGCGATGATTCCGTTGCGCACCATGCCGATCACCACGCGATTGGCAAACGCCGGCAACATCAGGAAAATCGGCACCAGCCGAGCGATCACGATCAGGAACGCATGGAACGTCGCCAGTTGCGCCGCGAACGCCAAGGTCTGCACGGACTACTCCGGCAGGCCCGGCAACGCCGCCGCGCCGGCCTCGTCAATGTCGCCGTCATCGAGCAGCGCGGCCGCGCCGGCACGCCCCCGCAGCGCGGCCGCATCGAGCGCCAGCTCGGCCCGGAACTCCTCCTGCTTGCCCCGGCGCTGCGCCACCCGCTCGTCGAGCTTGTCGATCTTGCGCGTATTTGCCTCGGCGCGCCAGAAATGCCGTCGCAGTTCGTCCAGGCGCGCCTGTTCCTCCCGCAGCCGTTCGCTGGCCTGCGACGCGTTTTGACCGGCGCGGATAATCAACCGTTGCAGGGCCACCTCGTTTTGCCCGGCATACTGCAACTCGCGCACGGTAGCGCGCGTGCCGCTCATGACCTCCGACAATCGTTGCGCCTCGCTGGCCTGTCCCTCGATGCATTGTCCCAGCACTGCCTGAGCGCGCGCGAACACCGCGCGCGACTGATTCACGGTCGCGTCCTGCTGATTGGCGCGCGTGAGTGCCGAGCGGCGCTTGAGTTCGCGAATGCGGCGCAGCCGCTCGAGCTTATCGTCCATATTGACCCGCCAAGGCGTGCAGCCGTGCCACCGCGTTATTGAATTCGTCGAGCTGCTCGGGCGACTGCGAAAGAAATGCCAGCAGGTCG
It contains:
- a CDS encoding NCS2 family permease, whose product is MLERLFKLQQHGTNSRTEVIAGLTTFLTMSYIIFVNPTILSGTGMDKNAVFVATCLAAALGTLIMAFVANYPIGMAPGMGLNAFFAFTVVGAMGYSWQQALGAVFVSGCVFIVLTVTGIRSWLIAGVPKSLRSAIAAGIGLFLAIIALSNADIVIANPATKVGMGNLHSPQALLAIFGFFLIAVLDALRVKGAILLGILAVTVLSMVLGLNHFAGVVAMPPSLAPTFFKLDIRGALHTGFLHVILVFVLVEVFDATGTLMGVARRAGLLEGTQYKGLGRALFADSIAIFFGSLLGTSSTTAYIESASGVQAGGRTGMTALTIAALFLAALFLSPLAASVPPYATAPALLYVAGLMLRELLDVQWDDATEATPAALTALAMPFTYSIANGLSFGFIAYAVLKLFTGRYKEVHPAAWCVAVLFLIKYIVIG
- a CDS encoding metallophosphoesterase; its protein translation is MRIRILSDLHLEFNLPREIPEVDCDLVVLAGDISNREAGIEWAGRSFRQPVVYVPGNHEYYEGELGSVEQAMRHAAAQFGHVHYLNQDVAVFAPERIRVIGVTLWTDYALFPHVDSIDAMHACASTLADHRWITVRPEDAAIRPFEPADALSLHRRQCRWLADRLGEPFDGKTVVVTHHAPHPGSLHPRFAQDIVSAGFVTDLSALMGPACLWVHGHTHDSFDYLASGTRIVCNPRGYIGRHSGIPENPRFDWARVVEI
- a CDS encoding glycoside hydrolase family 15 protein codes for the protein MPSKIEDYALIGDCHTAALVGRDGSIDWLCWPRFDSSACFAALLGTADNGRWQIAPAAEPVSVRRAYRKDTLVLETEFETPEGTVVLIDFMPLRDNTADLVRLVQGKRGAVPMRMHMTLRFDYGLSIPWVRKLQDGSGIQAVSGPDKVALRTPVSLSGVGLSTVAEFTVHEGETVPFIMTHVESHHSVPRSIDPQAALRQTTRYWQAWASRCVAGGPWADAVRRSLITLKALTYSPTGGLVAAPTTSLPEQLGGVRNWDYRYCWLRDATLTLLALMNAGYFSEAAEWRQWLERAAAGSPEQMQIMYGLAGERRLAEWEVDWLAGYESSRPVRIGNNAVGQLQLDVYGEVLDAMYQARVGGLSQDDTSWALQCALVSHLEKIWRLPDEGIWEVRNGRQHFTYSKVMAWVAFDRAIKTAETFGLDGPLEHWRAVRDEIHDDVCRHGFDAKRGSFVQSYGSHELDASLLMIPEVGFLPPSDPRVQGTLQAIREDLMTDGLVQRYRSHHAADGLPAGEGVFLACSFWMVDNLVMQGRRDEAQQLFEHLLSLRNDVGLLAEEYDTVHRRQVGNFPQAFSHIALVHAALRLSGDRGESVMQREDEPAQVSSLHEA
- a CDS encoding EscU/YscU/HrcU family type III secretion system export apparatus switch protein, with translation MAEKDQKPTPRRLREARKEGQVVRSQEVTSAVVFVGMTSALALGGAWLFENFYQLFNMAMAAVALHRPGSHMAASYSAALHAWLSMGLAIMLLCGVLGVAGAFAQVGGLIAWSRIRPDLKHLNPGEGLKRMFSLRNLISLAKTSAKTLCLALLLFVAVRGMLQAPLDAGYLEPMQILALTARLIMTILGWAAVVFAVFAALDYVHEQAEFTKKQRMSIEDVRREYKETEGDPRVAARRRTLAREALFNAMEDRVRAASVILYSPQHAIALWYIGAGTLPRVILRGEGEVAVRMREQAERNLVPTLANTGLTEKIFEQVPLDRYIDRTLFREVAELLQWAQGDRP
- the sctT gene encoding type III secretion system export apparatus subunit SctT; the protein is MQTLAFAAQLATFHAFLIVIARLVPIFLMLPAFANRVVIGMVRNGIIAVLALVIVPSVNIGALEALPALAWFGIALKEVLIGMLLGFTFSIFLWACENVGHLIDFQTGSGNAAFFDPLSGQESGPTAGFLGYFAIALFVTGGGLQAMLGIIFESYRVWPVTSFFPHMHAALDQFVARQSDSLMDWTIKLAAPVIIVLLLAELGIGLIGRAMPQFNVFLFSQPIKSALALLMMTLFLYFIFDAMRNFLRPGSGLLQMLHAIL